In the genome of Gordonia rubripertincta, one region contains:
- a CDS encoding ABC transporter ATP-binding protein: MAAIEIQQLVKSFGHVRALDGFDLTVAEGEVHGFLGPNGSGKTTTIRVLLGLLRADSGVVRVLGRDPWRDNVNLHGRIAYVPGEVNLWPGVTGGEVIDLLCNLRGDRDRRRRDVLIERFELDPRKKSRTYSKGNRQKVALIAALASDAELLLLDEPTSGLDPLKEAEFQRCIEEERRSGRTVLLSSHILAQVEALCDRVTLISAGRTVDSGSLSDLRHLGRLEISAETAHDPAALDDLPGVHDLIRDGHRIRCTVDATALDTVVRELAALGVRDLTSAPPTLEDIFLRHYGTGTRATGA, translated from the coding sequence GTGGCCGCGATCGAGATCCAGCAGCTGGTCAAGTCGTTCGGCCATGTCAGGGCCCTCGACGGGTTCGACCTGACCGTCGCCGAGGGAGAGGTCCACGGCTTCCTCGGACCCAACGGCTCCGGTAAGACCACCACCATCCGGGTTCTGCTCGGACTGCTGCGGGCGGATTCGGGAGTCGTCCGCGTTCTGGGTCGAGATCCGTGGCGCGACAACGTGAATCTGCACGGCCGCATCGCGTATGTACCCGGCGAGGTGAATCTGTGGCCGGGCGTCACCGGCGGCGAGGTGATCGACCTCCTGTGCAACCTCCGCGGAGACCGCGATCGCCGACGCCGGGATGTGCTGATCGAACGTTTCGAACTCGACCCGCGCAAGAAGTCGCGCACCTACTCCAAGGGCAATCGGCAGAAGGTCGCGCTGATCGCGGCGCTGGCCTCCGACGCCGAACTCCTCCTTCTCGATGAGCCGACGTCCGGCTTGGACCCGCTCAAGGAGGCCGAGTTCCAGCGGTGCATCGAGGAGGAGCGCCGCAGCGGGCGGACCGTTCTCTTGTCGAGCCACATCCTGGCCCAGGTCGAGGCGCTCTGCGACCGGGTGACCCTCATCAGCGCCGGCCGGACGGTGGACAGCGGGTCGTTGTCCGACCTGCGTCACCTCGGTCGTCTGGAGATCAGTGCCGAGACCGCCCACGATCCCGCGGCCCTCGACGACCTCCCGGGCGTACACGACCTGATCCGCGACGGACACCGCATCCGCTGCACCGTCGACGCCACCGCCCTCGACACCGTCGTCCGCGAACTCGCCGCCCTGGGCGTCCGCGATCTGACCAGCGCGCCACCGACTCTGGAGGACATCTTCCTCCGGCATTACGGCACCGGGACCCGGGCGACTGGGGCCTGA
- a CDS encoding ABC transporter permease: MAEVEMVQVSERNPVRGVGRAADATGLRTLLKFYVRRERAALVAWIGGTAALVGFQAVASQNFYDTPAKLAALRETIGGSPAVIALGGPEELLATIGGEVVFEIFGYAAIVLGLMSMFLVGRHTRTDEENGRAELLRSTRVGRDAPVATALTLAAVANLAAGVAVAITALATGLPLGGSVVFGAALAGVGLTFATLTALAAQIFENPRSVYGSITAMIGLAYVLRAIGDVGNGAMSWLSPIGWGQRTFPYVDDKWWPLLLPLVASTLTIAAAVAVSEHRDFGAGIFGNRAGRAEASWLLRTTTGLAWRLHRGSIAAWAAGVFVLSAAYGSFGDAITDFIEDNPQIAEFLPGGAEDAVDAYLALTLTIAALMSAGYGVNSTLRARREETAELAESIVAANANRLSWFGGHLTMALGGSAIVLAAGAIGEGLAYGLTVDDLGQIPRLLVASAAYLPAVWLILAAAAAGVGLIPRAAAIVSWTYFAYCVVAEILAESFDLPEWTRAASPFQHLPQVPLDAVTPGGPVVVTALAAVTLTVGFVGLARRDLG; this comes from the coding sequence ATGGCGGAGGTCGAGATGGTGCAGGTCTCGGAGCGAAACCCGGTTCGTGGCGTCGGACGGGCTGCGGACGCCACCGGCCTCCGCACACTGCTGAAGTTCTACGTTCGGCGCGAACGAGCCGCGCTCGTGGCATGGATCGGCGGAACCGCCGCCCTGGTGGGATTCCAGGCTGTCGCCAGCCAGAACTTCTACGACACCCCGGCCAAGCTGGCCGCTTTGCGCGAGACCATCGGCGGTAGTCCCGCGGTGATCGCGCTCGGCGGACCCGAGGAGCTGCTCGCCACGATCGGCGGCGAAGTGGTCTTCGAGATATTCGGTTATGCCGCAATTGTTCTCGGCCTCATGTCGATGTTCCTCGTGGGTCGGCACACCCGCACAGACGAGGAGAACGGTCGCGCCGAACTCCTCCGCTCGACGCGAGTCGGCCGCGATGCGCCGGTCGCGACCGCATTGACTCTTGCGGCCGTCGCGAATCTCGCCGCCGGCGTTGCCGTCGCGATCACCGCCCTCGCCACCGGCCTCCCGCTCGGCGGTTCCGTTGTCTTCGGCGCGGCACTGGCCGGAGTGGGCCTCACCTTCGCGACCCTGACGGCACTGGCCGCGCAGATCTTCGAGAATCCCCGCAGCGTCTACGGTTCGATCACGGCGATGATCGGGCTGGCGTATGTTCTGCGGGCGATCGGTGATGTCGGCAACGGAGCGATGTCGTGGCTCTCCCCCATCGGCTGGGGTCAGCGCACGTTCCCGTACGTCGACGACAAGTGGTGGCCGCTCCTGCTTCCACTCGTGGCATCGACGCTGACCATCGCAGCCGCCGTGGCGGTGTCCGAGCACCGCGATTTCGGCGCCGGGATCTTCGGCAACCGGGCCGGGCGCGCAGAGGCGTCGTGGCTGCTGCGTACGACGACGGGCCTGGCGTGGCGTCTGCACCGCGGATCGATCGCCGCCTGGGCGGCAGGCGTGTTCGTCCTGTCGGCCGCCTACGGCTCGTTCGGCGACGCGATCACCGACTTCATCGAGGACAACCCTCAGATCGCGGAGTTCCTGCCCGGCGGCGCCGAGGACGCCGTGGACGCCTACCTCGCACTCACGCTCACGATCGCCGCCCTGATGTCGGCCGGATACGGCGTCAACAGCACACTGCGCGCCCGGCGGGAGGAAACCGCCGAACTGGCTGAATCGATCGTCGCGGCGAACGCGAACCGGCTGTCCTGGTTCGGCGGCCATCTCACGATGGCACTCGGCGGCAGTGCGATCGTCCTGGCTGCGGGCGCCATCGGTGAAGGCCTCGCCTACGGGCTGACCGTCGACGACCTCGGCCAGATCCCGCGCCTGCTCGTCGCCTCGGCCGCCTACCTCCCGGCGGTCTGGCTGATCCTCGCCGCGGCGGCCGCAGGCGTCGGACTCATACCGCGAGCAGCCGCGATCGTGTCCTGGACCTACTTCGCGTACTGCGTCGTCGCCGAGATCCTCGCCGAGTCGTTCGACCTGCCGGAGTGGACACGCGCGGCGTCACCGTTCCAGCATCTACCGCAGGTCCCGCTCGACGCCGTGACGCCGGGCGGTCCCGTCGTCGTCACGGCGCTGGCGGCAGTCACACTGACCGTCGGCTTCGTCGGGTTGGCCCGCCGCGACCTGGGGTAG
- a CDS encoding 4-coumarate--CoA ligase family protein has translation MSFASPFPDVEIPDVSVFDYLFGSVADEDRGRIALVDPKSGSTTSYGQLVGQIEAAAGALASRGIGVGDVVGILSPNIPAFATVFHGILRAGATATTINALFTATEIAKQLRDSGAKMLVTISPMFEQAKAAADEVGLAAESLIVLDGEGQDASGHPNAVDLLGPHLPAPDVSFDPATHVAVLPYSSGTTGNPKGVALSHRNLVANVAQLRPLQGMTADDVVIAVLPFFHIYGMTVLLNAALAARGSLVIMPRFDLVEFLENIQNHKVTMAYIAPPVAVALAKHPIVDNYDLSSLHTMMSGAAPLDDELGQAVAKRLDLHMLQGYGMSELSPVSHIIPFDTQATLGREDPPLSSTGWPVPNTVNKVVDPATGEDIPLPQEGLSEPGELWVKGPNVMLGYLNNEQATADTIDADGFLHTGDMAQVDPTGCVYIVDRLKELIKYKGYQVPPAELEALLLTHDKIADSAVIGVIDAESGEEIPKAFVVRQPEAELTADEVMEFVASKVAPHKKVRAVEFIEAIPKSASGKILRKDLRK, from the coding sequence GTGAGTTTCGCCAGTCCTTTCCCCGACGTCGAGATCCCCGATGTGAGTGTCTTCGACTATCTGTTCGGGTCGGTCGCCGACGAGGACCGCGGACGGATCGCCCTGGTGGACCCGAAGTCGGGTTCGACGACCAGTTACGGCCAGTTGGTCGGTCAGATCGAGGCGGCGGCCGGCGCTTTGGCGTCGCGGGGGATCGGGGTCGGGGATGTGGTGGGCATCCTCTCGCCGAACATTCCGGCGTTCGCGACCGTGTTCCATGGCATCTTGCGTGCGGGCGCGACGGCGACGACGATCAATGCGCTGTTCACCGCGACCGAGATCGCCAAGCAACTCCGGGATTCCGGCGCCAAGATGCTGGTGACGATCTCGCCGATGTTCGAGCAGGCCAAGGCGGCCGCCGACGAGGTGGGGTTGGCCGCGGAGAGCCTGATCGTCCTCGACGGTGAGGGGCAGGACGCCTCGGGTCATCCGAACGCGGTGGATCTGCTGGGTCCGCACCTGCCCGCGCCGGACGTCTCCTTCGACCCGGCCACCCATGTGGCGGTGTTGCCCTACAGCTCGGGAACGACCGGGAATCCCAAGGGTGTTGCGCTGTCTCACCGGAATCTGGTCGCCAACGTCGCCCAGCTGAGGCCGTTGCAGGGTATGACCGCCGACGATGTGGTGATCGCGGTGCTGCCGTTCTTCCACATCTACGGAATGACGGTGCTGCTCAACGCGGCTCTCGCGGCTCGCGGTTCGCTGGTCATCATGCCGCGGTTCGATCTGGTGGAGTTCTTGGAGAACATCCAGAACCACAAGGTGACGATGGCCTACATCGCGCCGCCGGTCGCGGTGGCGCTGGCGAAGCATCCGATCGTGGACAATTACGACCTGTCGTCGTTGCACACGATGATGTCGGGGGCGGCCCCGCTCGACGACGAGTTGGGTCAGGCCGTGGCCAAGCGTTTGGACCTGCACATGTTGCAGGGTTACGGCATGAGCGAGCTGTCGCCGGTCTCGCACATCATCCCCTTCGACACCCAGGCCACGTTGGGGCGTGAGGATCCGCCGCTGTCGTCGACGGGCTGGCCGGTGCCGAACACCGTGAACAAGGTCGTCGACCCGGCCACCGGTGAGGACATCCCCCTTCCGCAGGAGGGGCTCTCGGAGCCGGGTGAGTTGTGGGTGAAGGGGCCGAACGTGATGCTCGGTTACCTCAACAACGAGCAGGCCACCGCCGACACCATCGATGCCGACGGTTTTCTGCACACCGGTGACATGGCGCAGGTCGATCCGACGGGGTGTGTCTACATCGTCGATCGGCTCAAGGAGCTCATCAAGTACAAGGGCTACCAGGTGCCGCCGGCGGAGTTGGAGGCCCTGCTGCTGACCCATGACAAGATCGCGGACTCGGCGGTCATTGGTGTGATCGATGCGGAGTCGGGGGAGGAGATCCCGAAGGCGTTCGTCGTCCGGCAGCCCGAGGCCGAGCTGACCGCCGACGAGGTGATGGAGTTCGTGGCGTCGAAGGTGGCCCCGCACAAGAAGGTTCGTGCGGTGGAGTTCATCGAGGCGATCCCGAAGTCGGCGTCGGGCAAGATCCTCCGCAAGGACCTGCGCAAGTAG
- a CDS encoding CaiB/BaiF CoA transferase family protein, with the protein MSGPLAGVRVVEMPGLGPTPHAAMMLADLGADVIRIRRKGPEAAGPDGIVEADAGLYRSRRSVEADLKDPADLARVREMILRADILVEGFRPGVMERLGLGPEICEDATQLVYARMTGWGQDGDRAMLAGHDINYLAVTGVLEAMGPAGAPPVPPLSLAGDFGGGSMLLVVGVLAALHDRSRTGRGQVVDAAMVDGAGLLAQLQWSWKAAGRWVSRSEGNLLDGSAPFYATYECADGRFVAVGALEEKFWRNLIGTLGLGDLPDRWDRAHWPVISAALAARFATRTRDEWSDDFAGVDACLTPVLDFDEAAADPVARQRGSYVTVDDAVQPAPAPRFSRTVLPTPSGSSTADLTQILDQWSTDSPVEVS; encoded by the coding sequence GTGAGCGGTCCGCTCGCCGGCGTGCGCGTGGTCGAGATGCCGGGCCTGGGTCCGACACCGCATGCCGCGATGATGCTCGCCGACCTCGGCGCCGACGTCATCCGCATCCGACGCAAAGGTCCCGAGGCCGCGGGTCCCGACGGCATCGTCGAGGCGGACGCCGGTCTGTACCGGTCCCGTCGGAGTGTCGAGGCCGACCTCAAAGACCCCGCCGACCTGGCACGCGTCCGCGAGATGATCCTGCGGGCCGACATCCTGGTCGAGGGCTTCCGTCCGGGCGTGATGGAACGCCTCGGACTCGGACCCGAGATCTGCGAGGACGCAACGCAACTCGTGTACGCCCGCATGACGGGGTGGGGCCAGGACGGCGATCGCGCGATGCTCGCCGGCCACGACATCAACTACCTGGCGGTGACCGGTGTGCTCGAGGCCATGGGCCCGGCCGGAGCGCCGCCCGTTCCGCCGCTCTCCCTGGCCGGCGACTTCGGCGGGGGGTCGATGCTGCTCGTGGTCGGCGTGCTGGCCGCGCTGCACGACCGGTCGCGGACCGGACGCGGGCAGGTCGTCGACGCCGCGATGGTCGACGGCGCCGGTCTGCTCGCCCAGCTGCAGTGGTCGTGGAAAGCGGCCGGACGCTGGGTGTCCCGATCGGAGGGCAACCTGCTCGACGGTTCCGCACCCTTCTATGCCACCTACGAGTGTGCGGACGGCCGCTTCGTCGCCGTCGGCGCACTCGAGGAGAAGTTCTGGCGCAATCTGATCGGCACCCTCGGTCTCGGTGACCTGCCCGACCGATGGGACCGAGCCCACTGGCCGGTCATCTCCGCCGCGCTTGCCGCCCGATTCGCGACGCGGACCCGCGACGAGTGGTCCGATGACTTCGCCGGCGTCGACGCGTGTCTCACCCCGGTGCTCGACTTCGACGAGGCGGCCGCCGATCCCGTTGCACGGCAACGCGGCAGCTACGTCACCGTCGACGACGCCGTCCAACCCGCACCCGCCCCGCGGTTCTCCCGAACAGTCCTGCCCACGCCGTCCGGGTCCTCGACCGCGGACCTGACGCAGATTCTCGATCAATGGTCGACCGATTCACCTGTGGAGGTGTCGTGA
- a CDS encoding TetR/AcrR family transcriptional regulator produces the protein MEPLRADDAAGTVAKAAVAEERPRTRRDEIVEAAARYFAEHGYANAGMRDIAEAVGMRGASLYNHFHSKEEILYAIALRMTEDPQQDLLVLDGEGGPVQRLTALVEAHIRRLARYRVEHLVALRELSALTPEHRRAVTDYRKYYQRRIRDVIEAGARMGVFEVRDAHQSAIAVLDLMNGISWWLRDEHDVDQLVSDYVDFTIRGVLHHQADS, from the coding sequence ATGGAACCCCTCAGGGCTGACGACGCCGCCGGCACGGTCGCGAAAGCGGCGGTGGCGGAGGAGCGTCCGCGCACCCGTCGCGACGAGATCGTGGAGGCCGCGGCGCGGTACTTCGCCGAACACGGTTACGCGAACGCGGGGATGCGCGACATCGCCGAGGCCGTCGGCATGCGAGGTGCGAGTCTCTACAACCACTTCCACTCCAAAGAGGAGATCCTCTACGCCATCGCGCTCCGGATGACCGAGGACCCGCAGCAGGATCTGCTGGTGCTCGACGGCGAGGGCGGCCCCGTCCAACGGCTCACCGCCCTGGTCGAGGCGCATATCCGCAGGCTCGCGCGGTACCGGGTGGAACACCTCGTCGCGCTGCGGGAACTGTCGGCGCTGACGCCGGAGCACCGTCGGGCGGTCACCGACTACCGCAAGTACTACCAGCGGCGCATCCGCGACGTCATCGAGGCGGGCGCCCGGATGGGTGTCTTCGAGGTCCGTGACGCTCACCAGTCGGCGATCGCCGTGCTCGACCTGATGAACGGCATCAGCTGGTGGCTCCGCGACGAGCACGACGTCGACCAGTTGGTCAGCGACTACGTCGATTTCACGATCCGCGGCGTCCTGCACCACCAGGCGGATTCGTGA
- a CDS encoding class I adenylate-forming enzyme family protein yields the protein MTAEGHLAGRRLTENQTSPLGRATIGDQLRRLSRSQGNKPAIIAYDPAGGRTSTSYADLNRMANRVAHVLVDLGVRRGDRVAVMSRNRVETVASYYGALKVGAAYSGVSPLFREKEIAQQLGHLEPAVLVVERDLAPLAGPIADSLGISVLVVGEPESDSWNSFDELVGQADDAEPGCDVDEHDLAMIVYTSGTESTPKGVEIAHRNYLISTAPAYTWGLRCLNDDVWLYVMPFHTIAGIGSLTSLTLLGATLVLPAAVDPATSLRMIRDEKISVLAQTPTFFIALANHPDFGPDTVGTVRRCLTYGGQVSPHAVDAWATATPESVWGTYWGQSELTQLGSVGWFKRLEDVPNQDPTWIGKPVGHLEVRVVDADGNEAEEGELLCRTPSVMLGYFKDPEKTAQVLEGGWVHTGDIVRIDDEGNMFFRDRRKDMIKTGGYNVASQEVERVLQSHPDVERAAVVGLPDPYWSEAVTGFVVLRAGTSASAEDIREYCRTDLASYKVPKAVHIVDELPTDAQGKLLKRELRRVHGTPQG from the coding sequence ATGACCGCAGAAGGACATCTCGCCGGCCGCAGACTCACGGAGAACCAGACGTCACCGTTGGGTCGGGCGACCATCGGTGACCAGTTGCGTAGGCTCTCGCGGTCGCAGGGCAACAAGCCCGCGATCATCGCCTACGACCCCGCCGGCGGCCGCACGTCGACCAGCTACGCCGACCTCAACCGCATGGCGAACCGGGTCGCGCACGTCCTCGTCGATCTCGGCGTCCGGCGCGGCGACCGGGTCGCGGTGATGAGCCGGAATCGTGTCGAGACCGTCGCCTCCTACTATGGCGCGCTCAAGGTCGGCGCGGCCTACTCCGGTGTCAGCCCGCTGTTCCGCGAGAAGGAGATCGCCCAGCAGTTGGGTCATCTCGAGCCCGCGGTGCTCGTCGTCGAACGCGACCTGGCGCCCCTGGCCGGCCCGATCGCCGACAGTCTCGGCATCTCGGTCCTGGTCGTGGGGGAGCCCGAATCGGACTCGTGGAATTCCTTCGACGAGCTGGTCGGGCAGGCGGACGACGCCGAACCAGGGTGTGACGTCGACGAACACGATCTGGCGATGATCGTCTACACCAGCGGCACCGAGTCGACCCCCAAGGGCGTCGAGATCGCGCACCGCAACTACCTGATCTCCACCGCACCCGCGTACACGTGGGGTCTGCGCTGCCTGAACGACGACGTCTGGCTGTACGTCATGCCGTTCCACACGATCGCGGGGATCGGATCGCTGACATCGCTGACCCTGCTCGGCGCCACGCTCGTCCTGCCGGCCGCGGTCGACCCGGCGACGTCGCTGCGGATGATCCGCGACGAGAAGATCTCGGTGCTCGCCCAGACCCCGACCTTCTTCATCGCCCTGGCCAATCACCCCGACTTCGGGCCCGACACCGTCGGCACCGTGCGTCGCTGCCTCACCTACGGCGGCCAGGTGTCCCCGCACGCCGTCGACGCCTGGGCCACCGCCACACCGGAGTCGGTGTGGGGTACCTACTGGGGCCAGTCCGAACTCACCCAGCTCGGCTCGGTCGGATGGTTCAAGCGCCTCGAGGACGTGCCCAACCAGGACCCGACCTGGATCGGGAAGCCGGTCGGCCATCTCGAGGTCCGCGTCGTCGACGCCGACGGCAACGAGGCCGAAGAGGGCGAACTCCTCTGCCGCACACCGTCGGTCATGCTCGGCTACTTCAAGGATCCGGAGAAGACCGCGCAGGTCCTCGAGGGTGGCTGGGTGCACACCGGCGACATCGTGCGGATCGATGACGAGGGCAACATGTTCTTCCGCGACCGGCGTAAGGACATGATCAAGACCGGCGGTTACAACGTCGCCTCCCAGGAGGTCGAACGTGTGCTGCAGTCGCATCCCGACGTCGAACGGGCCGCGGTCGTCGGCCTGCCCGATCCGTACTGGTCCGAGGCCGTCACCGGTTTCGTTGTTCTTCGCGCGGGTACCTCGGCGTCCGCGGAGGACATTCGCGAGTACTGCCGCACCGACCTGGCGTCGTACAAGGTTCCCAAGGCGGTGCACATCGTCGACGAACTGCCGACCGACGCCCAGGGCAAGCTGCTCAAGCGTGAGTTGAGGAGAGTCCATGGAACCCCTCAGGGCTGA
- a CDS encoding nitroreductase family protein — MELSEAMRTTGTCRYFSDKPVEDEVFYRAFDDARFGPQGGNRQPVRWVVVRDEVTKKALADLYLPFWEPYYNSILEGSKKVGAVPKTIESANYFAHHLAEVPALVVVCAEAEGLHPTDHELGRLSVVGGASIYPSVQNLTLALRQQGVATALTTLLCAAENEVKDLLGIPDGFITAAHIAVGYPRNGFPRRLTRSPVEEIAFLDRFDNRMFA; from the coding sequence ATGGAACTCAGCGAGGCAATGCGCACCACGGGCACCTGCCGCTACTTCAGCGACAAGCCCGTCGAGGACGAGGTGTTCTACCGGGCGTTCGACGACGCGCGCTTCGGTCCGCAGGGCGGTAACCGGCAGCCGGTCCGCTGGGTCGTCGTCCGTGACGAGGTCACCAAGAAGGCGCTCGCCGATCTCTACCTGCCCTTCTGGGAGCCGTACTACAACTCGATCCTCGAGGGTTCCAAGAAGGTCGGCGCCGTCCCGAAGACCATCGAGAGCGCCAATTACTTCGCCCACCACCTCGCCGAGGTGCCCGCGCTCGTCGTGGTCTGCGCCGAGGCGGAGGGGCTGCATCCCACCGACCACGAACTCGGCCGGCTCAGCGTCGTCGGCGGCGCGTCGATCTACCCGAGCGTGCAGAACCTGACCCTCGCCCTGCGCCAGCAGGGTGTCGCCACCGCACTCACGACTCTGCTGTGCGCAGCGGAGAACGAGGTCAAGGACCTGCTCGGCATCCCGGACGGGTTCATCACCGCGGCACACATCGCCGTCGGCTACCCGCGGAACGGCTTCCCGCGCAGGCTCACCCGCAGCCCCGTCGAGGAGATCGCCTTCCTCGACCGCTTCGACAATCGGATGTTCGCGTGA
- a CDS encoding flavin-containing monooxygenase: MTSVSLRPETRPASSEIRAAVDAGNIPTLLAVLVEMTGDRRWLADRYRPTRSRGMDDNSTGGLPEDVQAEIRGAVVDALEDWYEQGSPARMPADEDLVATLMSFTAGEPVAPEFAPMMSEIVRGDLRGSHLPELPENLGSTMNALVIGAGVAGMLISTQLAEAGIEHTVLEKNDEVGGSWYENQYPGAGVDTPSYLYSISSFDHDWSTHFGKRDEVQGYLQAFADRHAVRDRVRFGTEVLSATYDSDAQQWVVRVRDRDGSESTLTSRIVISAVGILNRPKLPQLAGMDTFTGRMFHSANWPTDLDEPGALAGQRVAIVGSGASAMQIGPAIVDQVGSLTIFQRSPQWIAPNDDYFAPVGDSVHWLMNNLPGYREWYRARLSWIFNDKVHSTLHVDPEWPEPTASINAVNHGHREFYLRYMRTELGDRDDLIEASTPDYPPFGKRMLLDNGWFRMLRQPNVELVGHGVDSVTETGLVDSTGRAHDFDIIVFATGFHSDRYLYPMDVVGRSGKTTVEAWGDHDAYAYLGITAPDFPNLFILTGPNTALGHGGSFISILEYQVRYVCDAIRAMIERRLGALEVRRDVTDEYNDAVDRAHARMVWTHPAMTNWYRNPDGRVVAVLPWRIVDYWAKTRHVDLADFHTEPLTAEPLDP, from the coding sequence ATGACTTCAGTTTCCCTTCGTCCGGAGACGCGTCCGGCTTCCTCGGAGATCCGGGCCGCGGTCGACGCGGGCAACATCCCGACGCTGCTCGCCGTGCTGGTGGAGATGACCGGGGATCGCCGCTGGCTGGCCGATCGCTATCGTCCGACCCGTAGCCGCGGCATGGACGACAACTCGACCGGCGGCCTGCCCGAGGACGTTCAGGCCGAGATCCGCGGCGCCGTCGTCGACGCTCTCGAGGACTGGTACGAGCAGGGATCACCGGCACGCATGCCGGCCGACGAGGACCTCGTCGCCACACTCATGTCCTTCACCGCCGGCGAACCCGTGGCGCCGGAATTCGCACCGATGATGAGCGAGATCGTGCGTGGCGACCTACGGGGCTCGCACCTTCCGGAACTGCCCGAGAACCTCGGTTCGACGATGAACGCGCTGGTCATCGGCGCGGGCGTGGCCGGAATGCTGATCTCCACGCAGCTCGCCGAGGCCGGCATCGAGCACACCGTCCTGGAGAAGAACGACGAGGTCGGGGGCTCCTGGTACGAGAACCAGTACCCGGGAGCCGGCGTCGACACCCCGAGCTATCTGTACTCGATCTCGTCCTTCGACCACGACTGGTCCACCCATTTCGGCAAGCGCGACGAGGTCCAGGGCTACCTGCAGGCCTTCGCCGACCGCCACGCCGTGCGCGACCGCGTCCGGTTCGGCACCGAGGTCCTCTCCGCCACCTACGATTCCGACGCCCAGCAGTGGGTGGTGCGGGTCCGCGACCGGGACGGCAGCGAGAGCACCCTCACCTCGCGCATCGTGATCAGTGCGGTCGGCATCCTCAACCGGCCCAAGCTCCCCCAGCTCGCCGGCATGGACACCTTCACCGGCCGGATGTTCCACTCCGCCAACTGGCCCACCGACCTCGACGAGCCCGGCGCCCTGGCCGGCCAACGCGTCGCCATCGTCGGCTCCGGCGCATCGGCGATGCAGATCGGGCCCGCCATCGTCGACCAGGTCGGGTCCCTGACGATCTTCCAGCGATCGCCGCAGTGGATCGCCCCCAACGACGACTACTTCGCCCCGGTCGGCGACAGCGTGCACTGGCTGATGAACAACCTGCCCGGGTACCGGGAGTGGTACCGCGCGCGGTTGTCGTGGATCTTCAACGACAAGGTCCATTCGACGCTGCACGTCGACCCCGAGTGGCCCGAACCCACCGCGTCGATCAACGCCGTGAATCACGGACACCGCGAGTTCTACCTGCGGTACATGCGCACCGAGCTCGGCGACCGCGACGATCTCATCGAGGCGTCGACGCCGGACTACCCGCCCTTCGGCAAGCGAATGCTGTTGGACAACGGATGGTTTCGCATGTTGCGGCAGCCGAATGTCGAGCTGGTGGGCCACGGCGTGGACTCCGTCACCGAGACCGGTCTCGTCGACTCCACCGGTCGGGCACACGACTTCGACATCATCGTCTTCGCGACCGGCTTCCACAGCGACCGCTACCTGTACCCGATGGACGTCGTCGGCCGCAGCGGCAAGACGACGGTCGAGGCCTGGGGCGATCACGACGCGTACGCCTACCTCGGCATCACCGCGCCGGACTTCCCCAACCTGTTCATCCTCACCGGCCCGAACACCGCACTCGGACACGGCGGGAGCTTCATCAGCATCCTCGAGTACCAGGTGCGCTATGTCTGCGACGCCATCCGCGCCATGATCGAGCGCCGGCTCGGGGCCCTCGAGGTGCGTCGCGACGTCACCGACGAGTACAACGACGCCGTCGACCGTGCGCACGCACGAATGGTGTGGACGCATCCCGCGATGACCAACTGGTACCGCAACCCCGACGGTCGGGTCGTGGCGGTGCTGCCGTGGCGGATCGTCGACTACTGGGCCAAGACCCGTCACGTCGATCTCGCCGACTTCCACACCGAACCCCTCACGGCCGAACCCCTCGATCCCTGA